From Neobacillus sp. PS2-9, the proteins below share one genomic window:
- the nuoH gene encoding NADH-quinone oxidoreductase subunit NuoH — MIEELLQSSPSWANFGIFFLLGAVLLLIVLGFVTYGILAERKVMGYMQLRHGPNQVGGKWGLLQTVADVLKLLLKEDIIPKAADKPLFIIAPVIAFAPSFMVLATMPFTDKFQFADIGVGLLYYIAVSGLTTFGMLLGGWASNNKYALLGGMRASAQMISYEIPLVMSVLGVILLSGSLNLNEIVAAQKNGWFILLQPIGFIVFFIASIAELNRTPFDLPESENELVAGYHVEYSGFRWAFFMLAEYVYLFAMSALITVIFLGGWLAPIGFLSFIPGAVWFSLKFSVVVFVYIWLRSTFPRFRVDKLMEFGWKVLLPIALGNIFLTALIKSLFF, encoded by the coding sequence ATGATAGAAGAATTGCTACAGTCAAGTCCTAGTTGGGCTAACTTTGGGATTTTCTTTTTACTCGGTGCTGTCTTACTTTTAATCGTATTAGGCTTCGTTACTTACGGAATTTTAGCAGAACGAAAAGTAATGGGTTACATGCAGCTCCGTCATGGTCCAAACCAAGTCGGCGGTAAGTGGGGACTCTTACAAACCGTCGCTGACGTCCTCAAGCTTTTATTAAAAGAGGATATTATTCCGAAGGCAGCCGACAAGCCATTATTTATTATTGCACCGGTCATTGCTTTTGCACCATCCTTTATGGTCCTAGCAACGATGCCGTTCACTGACAAATTTCAGTTTGCCGATATCGGTGTGGGATTACTTTATTATATTGCCGTTTCTGGATTGACTACCTTTGGTATGCTGCTAGGCGGCTGGGCATCGAATAACAAGTATGCACTCTTAGGAGGTATGCGTGCCTCAGCCCAGATGATTTCCTATGAGATTCCGCTTGTTATGTCTGTCTTAGGCGTTATTCTTCTATCAGGAAGCTTGAATCTAAATGAGATTGTGGCAGCACAGAAGAACGGATGGTTCATCCTCTTGCAACCAATTGGATTTATTGTCTTTTTCATTGCATCGATTGCGGAATTAAACCGGACACCATTTGACTTGCCAGAATCGGAAAACGAACTAGTTGCCGGTTACCATGTTGAATATTCCGGATTCCGCTGGGCATTCTTTATGCTCGCTGAATATGTGTATTTGTTCGCGATGTCTGCTTTGATTACAGTTATCTTTTTAGGCGGATGGTTAGCGCCAATTGGCTTCCTAAGCTTTATTCCTGGAGCAGTTTGGTTTTCACTTAAATTCAGTGTGGTTGTCTTTGTTTACATTTGGCTGCGAAGCACGTTCCCACGTTTCCGAGTCGATAAACTAATGGAATTTGGCTGGAAAGTACTTTTGCCAATAGCACTAGGCAACATATTCCTAACGGCTTTAATCAAATCATTATTTTTCTAA
- a CDS encoding NADH-quinone oxidoreductase subunit D, translating into MIRTEEMILNVGPQHPSTHGVFRLVVKIDGEIIVEATPVIGYLHRGTEKIAENLQYTQIIPYTDRMDYLSSMTNNYVLCHAVETMMGIEVPERADFLRVIAMELNRIASHLVAWGTYILDLGATSPFIYAFRDREMIINMLNELTGARLTFNYMRVGGVKWDAPEGWIEKVRDFVPYMRGQLAGFHDLVSGNEIFLDRVKGVGKYTKEEAIQYSLSGPNLRSTGVKWDLRKDEPYSIYDRFDFDVPTSEDGDCLARYHLRLAEIAESLKILEQAVEQFPAEGAILAKVPKIIKAPKGEAFVRIESPRGEIGCYIASDGKKEPYRLKFRRPSFYNLQILPKLLKGENIANMIAILGAVDIVLGEVDG; encoded by the coding sequence ATGATCAGAACAGAAGAAATGATACTAAACGTAGGACCTCAGCATCCAAGTACTCACGGGGTGTTCCGTCTTGTTGTAAAAATTGATGGGGAAATCATTGTTGAAGCGACACCTGTTATCGGATATTTACACCGTGGGACTGAAAAAATTGCTGAGAACCTGCAATATACACAGATTATTCCATACACAGACCGAATGGACTACTTGTCATCCATGACAAACAATTATGTCCTTTGTCATGCCGTTGAAACGATGATGGGGATTGAAGTGCCAGAACGTGCGGATTTTCTTCGTGTCATTGCGATGGAATTAAACCGGATTGCGAGTCACCTTGTTGCATGGGGTACATATATTCTTGACCTTGGAGCTACAAGTCCGTTCATCTATGCATTCCGTGACCGCGAAATGATTATTAATATGCTAAACGAACTTACGGGTGCTCGACTGACATTTAACTATATGCGTGTCGGCGGAGTGAAGTGGGATGCTCCAGAAGGATGGATTGAAAAAGTAAGAGACTTTGTGCCATATATGCGCGGTCAGCTTGCTGGTTTCCACGATCTTGTCAGCGGAAATGAAATCTTTTTAGACCGTGTTAAAGGCGTCGGAAAGTATACAAAAGAAGAAGCCATCCAATATTCACTTAGCGGACCGAATCTTCGTAGTACCGGTGTGAAATGGGATCTTCGGAAGGATGAACCATATTCCATTTATGACCGTTTTGACTTTGATGTTCCAACATCGGAGGACGGTGATTGCTTAGCTAGGTACCATCTACGCCTTGCTGAAATCGCCGAATCCTTGAAAATCCTCGAACAAGCAGTGGAGCAATTTCCTGCAGAGGGAGCAATTCTTGCCAAAGTGCCGAAGATTATTAAGGCGCCGAAGGGTGAAGCTTTTGTACGAATTGAATCACCACGTGGTGAAATTGGCTGTTATATTGCGAGCGATGGTAAAAAAGAACCGTACCGCTTAAAGTTTAGAAGACCATCCTTCTATAACCTGCAAATTCTCCCAAAACTTTTAAAGGGCGAAAACATTGCAAACATGATTGCTATTTTAGGGGCAGTGGATATTGTCCTTGGGGAGGTTGACGGCTAA
- a CDS encoding NADH-quinone oxidoreductase subunit A yields MELLNVYQNNYLIVFAFLCLGVLLPVVALYLGKLLRPHKPSDAKLTTYESGVEPFHDSRVQFNVRYYIFALMFVVFDVETVFLYPWAVAYDKLGVFALIEMLIFVIMLLIGLVYAWKKKVLQWI; encoded by the coding sequence ATGGAACTTCTTAATGTATATCAGAATAATTATCTGATTGTTTTTGCGTTTCTGTGTCTTGGGGTGTTGCTGCCGGTGGTGGCATTATATTTAGGTAAACTTTTGCGTCCTCATAAACCTAGCGATGCGAAGTTAACTACATATGAGAGCGGTGTTGAGCCATTTCACGATTCCCGTGTACAGTTCAATGTCCGCTATTATATTTTTGCCCTTATGTTTGTTGTTTTTGATGTGGAAACGGTGTTTTTATATCCATGGGCTGTGGCCTATGATAAGCTAGGTGTTTTTGCGTTAATCGAGATGTTAATTTTCGTGATTATGCTGTTAATTGGCCTAGTGTATGCTTGGAAGAAGAAGGTGCTACAATGGATTTAA
- the nuoI gene encoding NADH-quinone oxidoreductase subunit NuoI: MLGLAKGLKYTLKQLTREKVTYDYPNKPIPLPDRFRGIQKFYPEKCIVCNQCMNICPTDCIDLTGKKHPDPTKKGKIIDTYDINFEICILCDLCTEVCPTEAIIMTNNFELAEYSRDMLFKNLEWLDENDENIRKENKA; this comes from the coding sequence GTGCTTGGATTAGCAAAAGGCTTGAAATATACCCTAAAACAATTAACGCGAGAAAAGGTTACTTACGATTATCCGAATAAGCCGATTCCACTGCCAGATCGCTTCCGTGGTATTCAGAAATTTTATCCGGAAAAATGTATCGTGTGTAATCAATGTATGAATATCTGTCCGACCGATTGTATTGACCTGACAGGTAAAAAGCATCCCGATCCAACGAAAAAAGGGAAAATCATCGACACATACGACATCAACTTTGAGATTTGCATCCTTTGTGACCTATGTACGGAGGTTTGCCCAACTGAAGCCATCATCATGACCAATAACTTTGAGCTCGCTGAATACAGCCGCGATATGTTATTTAAGAACCTTGAATGGTTAGATGAAAACGACGAAAACATACGGAAGGAGAATAAAGCATGA
- a CDS encoding NADH-quinone oxidoreductase subunit J, giving the protein MTFSGEFLAFMGLALVAIIGGVLLLNLTKVVHMVVALIFTFVAIAGIYVLLSAEFVAAVQILIYSGAITIIMLFGIMLTRHDDESEPKAGRWRKLLLFLGIVGFAFAVYIGIYDFNIEQTPSTLHENNTLQIGKALYSKYVIPFELTSVLLLVALVGSIILAKNEKKEADKE; this is encoded by the coding sequence ATGACCTTCTCAGGCGAATTCCTCGCATTTATGGGACTCGCACTTGTTGCGATCATCGGCGGCGTGCTTCTGTTGAACCTAACGAAAGTGGTTCATATGGTTGTTGCCCTGATTTTCACTTTCGTCGCAATCGCCGGTATTTACGTTCTGCTATCCGCAGAATTTGTAGCTGCCGTACAAATCTTAATTTATTCTGGTGCGATCACCATCATCATGCTGTTTGGCATTATGTTAACGAGGCATGATGACGAAAGTGAACCTAAAGCAGGCAGATGGAGAAAGTTACTCTTGTTCTTAGGAATTGTAGGTTTTGCCTTTGCAGTGTATATTGGCATCTACGATTTCAACATCGAACAGACACCATCCACGCTGCACGAAAATAACACGTTACAAATTGGTAAGGCACTTTACTCAAAATATGTCATTCCATTTGAGTTAACATCGGTTCTACTATTAGTAGCCCTTGTCGGCTCCATTATCTTGGCGAAAAATGAGAAAAAGGAGGCGGATAAGGAATGA
- a CDS encoding NADH-quinone oxidoreductase subunit B family protein has product MDLKLDGISPKEMEDLQRSVFMTTLEQIKAWARSNSIYPVTFGLACCAIEMMGVGGANYDLDRSGSFFRTSPRQSDCMIVSGTVTKKMAPILRRLYDQMPEPKWVIAMGSCATAGGPYVKSYSVVKGVDQIVPVDVYIPGCPPNPAALIYGINKLKEKIRYEAKTGKKVI; this is encoded by the coding sequence ATGGATTTAAAACTAGATGGCATTTCACCTAAGGAAATGGAAGATTTACAAAGAAGTGTATTTATGACTACGCTAGAGCAAATTAAGGCCTGGGCTCGAAGTAATTCGATCTATCCGGTGACATTTGGTCTGGCTTGTTGTGCGATTGAAATGATGGGTGTAGGCGGAGCGAATTATGACTTAGACCGTTCCGGTTCATTTTTCCGTACGTCTCCAAGGCAATCGGATTGTATGATTGTGTCTGGGACAGTAACGAAGAAAATGGCGCCTATTTTACGCCGATTGTATGATCAAATGCCTGAGCCAAAGTGGGTTATTGCAATGGGTTCTTGTGCAACAGCTGGCGGGCCGTATGTAAAGTCGTATTCAGTTGTAAAAGGAGTCGATCAAATCGTTCCTGTTGATGTATACATACCTGGATGCCCACCAAACCCAGCTGCTTTAATTTATGGAATCAATAAATTAAAGGAAAAGATTCGCTATGAAGCGAAGACTGGGAAGAAGGTGATTTAA
- the nuoK gene encoding NADH-quinone oxidoreductase subunit NuoK: MSSVPASAFLALALILFCIGLYGALTKRNTVIVLISIELMLNAVNINLVTFSKYGLAPSITGQIFALFAISVAAAEAAVGLAILIALYRSKKTVNIDEMDTMKN; this comes from the coding sequence ATGAGTTCAGTTCCCGCTTCAGCCTTCCTGGCACTAGCACTTATTCTGTTTTGCATCGGCTTATACGGTGCGTTAACGAAAAGAAATACAGTAATCGTCCTGATCTCAATCGAATTGATGCTGAATGCTGTGAACATTAACCTAGTCACCTTCAGCAAATACGGTTTGGCGCCATCGATTACAGGCCAAATCTTTGCCCTGTTCGCAATCAGCGTGGCAGCAGCCGAAGCAGCGGTCGGACTAGCGATTCTTATCGCACTCTACCGCAGCAAGAAAACCGTCAACATCGACGAAATGGACACAATGAAAAACTAG
- a CDS encoding aldehyde dehydrogenase family protein has translation MKQDLFINGSWIEAKEYTSLVAPFSGEEIARVAAADEDETNLAIEAAYQAKRTMAKMPCHQRAFILEKVAKLLEERAMEAAEIIALEAAKPVTIAMGEVQRTIQTYKFAAEEAKRIHGETLPLDAAPGGEGRVAYTVLEPIGVIGAITPFNFPMNLVAHKVGPALAAGNTVVLKPANQTPLSAYFIAKVFEEAGLPAGALNVVTGSGSLIGEMIVKDDRVSKISFTGSPAVGIGIRNKAGLKRVTLELGSNAAVIIDKGVNLDNIISRCVMGAFSFQGQVCISLQRIYVVEDLYEEFVGKFVETTKRLRVGSPMESSTDISALISPKDVERTLSWIKEAEYHGAKIAVGGTAEGNVLLPTVLLEVDPSQKVSCQEVFAPIVLINKVKDANEGIQLVNDSRYGLQAGIYTDNIHTALNAAEDLHVGGVLINDIPTFRVDHMPYGGVKESGVGREGVKYAIEEMTEKKLVIFNRN, from the coding sequence ATGAAACAGGATTTATTTATTAATGGAAGTTGGATAGAAGCAAAGGAGTATACATCACTTGTGGCGCCATTTAGCGGAGAAGAAATTGCGAGAGTTGCCGCGGCCGATGAAGATGAGACAAATCTTGCCATTGAAGCGGCTTATCAAGCGAAAAGAACGATGGCAAAAATGCCGTGCCACCAGCGGGCATTTATTTTAGAAAAGGTGGCCAAGTTGCTGGAAGAACGGGCCATGGAAGCAGCGGAGATTATTGCATTGGAGGCAGCTAAACCTGTGACAATTGCCATGGGAGAAGTTCAGCGGACTATTCAAACCTATAAGTTTGCCGCTGAAGAAGCGAAACGAATTCACGGTGAAACCTTGCCACTTGATGCTGCACCAGGAGGGGAAGGACGTGTTGCTTATACGGTCCTAGAGCCAATAGGAGTGATTGGGGCGATTACCCCGTTTAATTTTCCAATGAATCTTGTAGCCCATAAAGTAGGTCCTGCTTTGGCGGCAGGAAATACCGTTGTCCTAAAGCCGGCAAATCAAACGCCTCTGTCGGCCTATTTCATCGCTAAAGTTTTCGAGGAAGCTGGATTGCCTGCAGGTGCCTTGAATGTGGTGACCGGAAGTGGCTCTTTAATAGGAGAAATGATTGTCAAAGATGACAGGGTCAGCAAAATTTCATTTACGGGAAGTCCGGCTGTAGGGATTGGCATTCGAAACAAAGCTGGATTAAAGCGAGTCACATTGGAGCTAGGATCAAATGCCGCTGTCATTATCGATAAAGGCGTCAATTTGGATAATATCATCTCAAGATGTGTAATGGGCGCTTTTTCATTCCAAGGCCAAGTTTGTATTTCTTTACAGCGAATTTACGTGGTTGAGGACCTTTATGAAGAATTTGTGGGAAAATTTGTTGAAACCACTAAGCGGTTGAGAGTCGGCAGTCCAATGGAGTCTTCAACAGATATATCTGCCTTAATAAGCCCAAAGGATGTAGAACGGACCTTGTCCTGGATCAAAGAAGCAGAGTATCATGGGGCGAAAATAGCTGTTGGGGGTACTGCTGAGGGCAATGTCTTATTGCCAACAGTCCTATTAGAGGTGGATCCTTCCCAAAAAGTGTCTTGCCAAGAAGTGTTTGCACCCATTGTTCTGATAAATAAAGTAAAAGATGCGAATGAGGGGATACAATTAGTCAATGATTCCCGATATGGCTTGCAAGCTGGTATTTATACAGACAATATACATACGGCACTGAATGCAGCAGAGGACCTTCATGTCGGCGGTGTATTGATTAATGATATCCCGACCTTCCGTGTCGACCACATGCCATATGGCGGGGTAAAAGAAAGTGGAGTGGGCCGTGAAGGGGTGAAGTATGCTATTGAAGAAATGACGGAAAAGAAACTAGTTATTTTTAATCGAAATTGA